The DNA sequence CGGAGTGTGAAGATGCCGTCAGAGCTGCTGTTTATGATTTGAACGGTCAACTTTAGCGCTGCACCGGATACAACTATACGACAAGCACTAGATATGACACTGGCCATTGCAACAACAGCTCCTGCCGCACGAAGGCATTCAGAAAGTGCGGTTGGAAATGCCACGTATGCCAGTCCGAAGTTTCTGCTGGTCTCGATACCTGTGCCTGTACTCACAGGGCTTGCTACCTGTGCTCGATCAAGAATTGAAGTGAATGGTCAGTTGCATCTTCCCGTGCTGGTCTTGTAATACCGACGGGATTAAAAAAGAACTATTATGCAGGTAGCCTTGATTGGTAACCAGGTcgggcggaggcggtgaaGGCGATGATTAGCAAACAGGCCTGTCTTTAGGTTCCTTAATAAATATTGTTATCACACATTTcctcaaccaacaatagTGTCGCTCTCCCACCCAAAAGAAGCTACTTGCGACGTGCCATCACGATGCAAAACTTCTATATTAAATCTGTTGTCTGGGATTTGATTTTCAATTTGGAGAGCGACATCACGCTTGACATAGGCCATGAAGGTGCCGCCTTCCGTATCTGCTACAATGCACGCACCCTCGAAGCCTCACCATATGCTTTGGAACAGCATCGCGAGTCATACCGAATTCTATATGAGGATGATCCGGATGGAGGATCCCGTCAAGCGGTGGAACGACTCCGAAAACCGTTTGAAGAACTTATGACCCAGATGGCCCCAAATCCACCAATTGAGTTAACAGGGTATCTACACAGTCATCTTTACCCACCGTGGTTCATTCTCGAGGCAAGAGTAGATGAGAGCGGGTGCGTTCAGCCATATTTCAAGGCGGCCCTCTCGCGACAGGAGTTCGGACGTCCGGGTGAATATGTAAACAACGACTTCCTTCAACCGCACTTGTCTCCGCTACTTAACTCGAAGCTTAACAAATACTCATCTCATCATATACAAGTCCTAGCTCAGACATCGCAGCTAGTTCCATCTAGGGTCCTTGTCGACGGCACTGTCTACTTCTTCAAGCCTTGGATATCAGGTCGAGTACATGGATACCACGAACTGCAATCATATAGGAAGATCCTAACGGATACCGAGGCAAGCCCGCCCCTTCTCGCTAGCGCACGCATCTGTCGCCTTCACGGTCTAGTtatcgacgatgacgatgatgtccTCCAACACTATCCGCTTGATAGCGACGAGGAGAATCATTCCGGGACACGTTTGGTCGGACTACTTCTCACGTGCATCGAGAATCGAGGCACTTTAAAGGATTTAGCGCCTTGGTCGGACGACTGTACAAATAAGGATCGGCTTCGCTGGTCTGGGCAAATACACCATTCGGTCGAATGTTTGCATAACGCAGGTGTAATTTGGGGAGACGCTAAGCCCGAGAACGTCTTGATTGATATGGAGGGTGATGCCTGGCTTATTGATTTTGGCGGTAGTTATACCCCGGGCTGGGTTGACGAGGATAAGCGGGAGACTGTGGAAGGAGACCGGCAGGGTGTGCAAAGGATTGATGATTGGCTCACCAGATGGTCCCGCCAGCCGGTTACTCGTATCAAGCGGagtggtgaagggggtggggaaggaggagtgTGAAGGTTATGGAGGGTGTTgtcatggtgatgggggctGTGGTATGGTGAGGATCAGGGGGTGATttgatggagaggggaggaggcaggGAGGAAGTGTTGAGGGGGGTAAGGAGGTGGGGTTGTGAGAGTAATGAAGGGGCGATGGGATGCGAAGTTGATACATGTAGTGTCTAACTTGTCTATCTGTCTGTATGTCTAAGAGAGAATTAGAATCCGGGGAGTTCAATTGGGACCCATGGGCGAAGCACCGAAAAAGGTACCACATAACGGAGAATCTAAGCTCCGCTTCCCCAGCCAAAGAGGTTTGCTAGCATGGTCAAACCTCGCGTAGTCTGTGCGCCAGCCCCGCCATTTAATGCGACCGAAACAGATCGTTGGCAGCGGGACTGTGATCAACAACCCTCCGTATCGCGTGAGCCAAACTACCTCCCAAGACCTTGCCGGACAAAGTGGGTAGACACTCTAAGAGGATCGACATAGCGCTACCAGGAAAACATACCCGGTGGCTGTACGACCATCTGTCACAAAAGGAGGCAGGCGTGCTAGCTCAGCTCAGAACAGGCATAGCAAGACTTGTCAAAATAGTCAACCGGGCCCATTGTTAAGGAATTAATATCTTGGCAGTGGGACCTGGATACTATGTTGCAATACCGAAGCAAGCTGAAAATTCGTGGTCGCGAAGTTGGTCTCAAAAGAAACACTAGAATTTCTGCGCTGTACCAAAGCCAAACGATGAGAGACCATGGTAAAATCCAGGGCGGCTGTAGCGTGTCGAGCACTGGCAGAAAACATAGTTTCTAGGCAAGTCAGCTGTGAAGAATATAATGGTATACTAACTAATCTTTCCAAACCGAGATTTCATCAACCAATTTGTGACAATGGAAAATTCCAATTCCAACAGTGGGCAAGGTTCGTGCTCAGCCTTGTGGGGGCATGTTGATGAGACAAGCGTGTAGGGCGGCTGGCAGCTGCCAATCAGCCGCAGTTTCAGGCAGCCAAGGCGAGGCGCGGCCGCAATTTATCCGCAACAGTTAGTCTAAATAGCCAGATTGCACGTGCAAAGCCAATTTCAACGTCACaactcaacctcctcacactCACCACTTTGCATCAATTGACAaggccatcaacaccaccacctcatgTCATTATGGCTCACCAACCCAACTCCCACGCCCAAGGGCAATACATGCAGCAGCAATTCACCCTCCAGGCCCAACTCCCCCAGCAGAATCACatgcaacaacaacaacaacaccctctccaacaagtccaccaatcccttcaaccccacccccacccccaaccccaacccctgtctcaaccccccccccgccccaactTCCAAatgtccctcctcccacccccccaagacCGCCTCTACCCCgacttcaccaccctcctcaccgacgTCAAATCCTTCGCCCGCACCCAAGGCTACGCAGTCGTCATcggctcctccctcaaccgcGACTCAGAAGGCAACTACCGCCGCTACAACCTCTCCTGCGCCAAAGGCGGCAAGTCCTACGCCTCCCACTCCAAAGGCATCCGCAACACCCGCTCCACCAAGACCGGCTGCCCCATGCGCATGAAGGCTGTGCAGGAAAAGGCCCACCCCTACGACGACAAGTGGCACGTCGTCGTCCAGTGCGCAGAGCACAACCACGAGCCGTTCACCGGCGAACCCGGTGTGAGCGTGCCGGCGCAGTTCAGAAAGATTGAGCCGGATGGGGCGAGGTGGCTGATGATTATGCACCGGGAGGCGCAGCTGACGCTGAGGCAGCTGACGATTGGGATTAGGATTAGCTTTGGGGAGAAGTATCAGTATGTCAAGAAGAGTGATGTGAGGAATATGTTGGCGAAaatgaagagggaggaggagagaaaggCGGCGCAGCTGGCTGCGCAGCAGGGGTTGCCTAGTAATGTGCCTTATACTATTAttcctcagcagcatcagccgccgccgccgccgccggtgagTGTGCAGCAGATGCCTGCGTTGCCGGAGGGGATGCACGTACCGGATCCGGATCtggagagtgatgatgatgaggtggaaAATTTGTAGAACGGGACAAGATTGGAGGTCTGATATAGATTTGTAATTCTGTGTGAGTCTGGCGAGGCCGTCATGAAACGGGGACCCGCTGTCTAGTGAGGTTTATTGTCGGCTATGAGTAATGCCATACACTTCTATCACTTTCATCAATGACATAAACCTTGCTCCTCGAAACTTGACGCGCCTGAAAGCATGCTTGTCTTGCAATCCAATGCCAAGCGAGCAAAGCTCCAGACTCGCACCACGTTGCAAAGTAAGCGAGTCGTCAACAAGAGGTCACGACGAGGTATGTACTTGGTGTTTTTATTTACTCGATATACAAAGAAAAAGATGTCACGTTGGATGGACACTGTATCACCACTCATTCACCTAGCTcacaccaaaccaaccatccACTCTTACTCCAAACTATCATCCAACAAATCACCTCCGCCGGCACACCTGCCTAATATTATCAATCTGCTGCAACCCATTCTTGACAAAAGGCCCCATCTTGTCAATATCCGCCTGCGTCATCTTGCCCCGCATGGCGCCGCCCTGTTTCCATGTAGACCTGAGCGACCCCACGCCAGGGACCAAATCCATAAGGAGCATGAAGATGCCCAAAACCAGATTTTCTGGATCGCTGGCGACCTCATACGCACTCATCGCGACACCGCCAGTGTACGCCGTGATGCTGGCAATACGGCCAATCATGGCAATGCGCGTGAACCCGGCGAGGGCCTGACCTGCTCCGGGCAAAATGAAGAGAATGGCCGACAGCACCCACATGATGATATCcttctgcttcctcttcttctcttcctcctcgacatcctccccgATCTCATAAGCCTTCTTCATGGCATCCACCGACTCCTGCACCATGAAGACGCTGGGCGCCGTGGTGTCGATGACGTCTGCAAGGTCGGTTTCGTAGTGAAGGGCACCCAGCCGATGCAGCTTGACGATGCTGCGGAGATACTTGGGCAGCTTGCGCAAATTCTCTAGCGACTGTCCAACTTCCTTCTTTGGGTTCGGGATCTCAAGGTCCTCACGAAGAAGCCGGACGCCAATCGCTTCTGTGCCGACAGGGTTGGGCAGCGCACCACAAATGTTGCCATAATTGTTCCCTGGACTTGTGCCGACGCAGCCAGAAGGAATGAGATTCAGATTCACAGTCCCGGCAATGGTATCGGCGTAATCGATGCTGAATTCCTTCATGAGATGATCGGCGAACGCCTTCTGGTTCTTGACCTCCATCCGGACAGAGGTGGTCTGTGACGCCTTGGGCGGGCAGCTGACCTTGGTGCTGCCGCCGACCTTGTAACAATTGTACCAGTCGTCGTTGTTGACCTTGCTGTCGTAGTAAAATTCGCGCAGTTTGGCGGCCCAGCTCTCTTTGACTGCCTTCGCGAAGTACCCAAACTTCTTGTCGTAGTCGGTCTTCATGATGGCGTCGTAGTCGGACACGGCTTTTTCCAACATGTTGGCCAAAGCCTCGATCATGTAACCCCCTGTGCAGTGGGCGTCCACATCTTTGGCCTTCTCGATTTCCTCGAGGGTCTTGAAATTCCGCTCGGGACAGTCATTTGGGAAAAGCAGGTCGATGTCTTCGGGCTCGAGACCTTCCAATGGATCAACCACCCCATACCACTGATCAGTGTCAAACGACTGCAGATCAACGGCCCAGTCTGTGCTCCCACGCATGTTCAAGCTCTCGTAATACCTCTCACGCTGGGCTTTGGTCTGCTCCGACATGTAGGCCACCCATTCGTAGTCGTTGTAGACGAGATAGTCGGTACCATCGTGATGATAGGAGATTGCTGAAGGGTTGGTCTCGATGATTGATTCGATCTCAGCGTTGGAGATGTATCCTCTCGTCCCAGTGCATTTGCCAGGCGCTGCCTCTGAGTTTTCCTTGTCGCCCGTGAAAGTGCATAGGGGATCGACGCAGTCCTTTTCCGCCATTCGAAACGACCTCCCGTAGCTGGTTACGCCAACGACGACCTTGTTGGAAGGCATGCCCGCCTTGGTAATCATGCTCAACGCAGCCCTTGTCtcggtgatgttgacgtGCGATCGCAGGCAGTTTCCAGCTTCGCAGCCGTCAATGGCGTACTTGTTTCCAACGTCCCACTGGCCTGTCATATTGTTAGCGTGGAATGGAAATAAAACAGAGAGCACATACCATGGAGATCATAGGTCATATACACGACATAATCGATGTAGCTGGCCATTGTCGAGATGGGAAAGGCCTTAAGGTACCAGTATGAGGCCGGGGCGGCAAAAGACACAGTTTTGCTGGATGGAAGGGTGCTGCGAACGCTCTTAAGCCAGGTCGAGTAGTCGAGCCCCTCCACCGGATCACCAGCGGTGGGCATG is a window from the Podospora pseudocomata strain CBS 415.72m chromosome 6, whole genome shotgun sequence genome containing:
- a CDS encoding hypothetical protein (COG:S; EggNog:ENOG503PDE9); the encoded protein is MQNFYIKSVVWDLIFNLESDITLDIGHEGAAFRICYNARTLEASPYALEQHRESYRILYEDDPDGGSRQAVERLRKPFEELMTQMAPNPPIELTGYLHSHLYPPWFILEARVDESGCVQPYFKAALSRQEFGRPGEYVNNDFLQPHLSPLLNSKLNKYSSHHIQVLAQTSQLVPSRVLVDGTVYFFKPWISGRVHGYHELQSYRKILTDTEASPPLLASARICRLHGLVIDDDDDVLQHYPLDSDEENHSGTRLVGLLLTCIENRGTLKDLAPWSDDCTNKDRLRWSGQIHHSVECLHNAGVIWGDAKPENVLIDMEGDAWLIDFGGSYTPGWVDEDKRETVEGDRQGVQRIDDWLTRWSRQPVTRIKRSGEGGGEGGGRRQGGSVEGGKEVGL
- a CDS encoding hypothetical protein (EggNog:ENOG503PQ0G; COG:K), producing the protein MAHQPNSHAQGQYMQQQFTLQAQLPQQNHMQQQQQHPLQQVHQSLQPHPHPQPQPLSQPPPRPNFQMSLLPPPQDRLYPDFTTLLTDVKSFARTQGYAVVIGSSLNRDSEGNYRRYNLSCAKGGKSYASHSKGIRNTRSTKTGCPMRMKAVQEKAHPYDDKWHVVVQCAEHNHEPFTGEPGVSVPAQFRKIEPDGARWLMIMHREAQLTLRQLTIGIRISFGEKYQYVKKSDVRNMLAKMKREEERKAAQLAAQQGLPSNVPYTIIPQQHQPPPPPPVSVQQMPALPEGMHVPDPDLESDDDEVENL